From Butyrivibrio proteoclasticus B316, the proteins below share one genomic window:
- a CDS encoding DnaA/Hda family protein, translated as MGEPKRGVFWLVDNSILAFPFEADATVGVAKSGKNYNHKLLWDFVKPKECSNKPFYYYPRGRVEFNSKGKPILYMNCNIGEEYIPKIMECFGLTELPQVHYDGSSHYMSYLEKQEWQIMDKYSFLNFRVSSGNYFAFQAAQLIIDPRKESYNPLYIYGDHGSGKTHLLKTIEDYINHESDDKRAFYILAEKFINDVMDMKTNGNSNKFVDFYRSLDVLLIDDIDCFVGKSEASSELVNIIDVMLNDEKQLVFSSQKEPRKLGIEEALISRIEKGLLARIEF; from the coding sequence ATGGGTGAACCAAAAAGAGGCGTGTTTTGGCTTGTAGACAATTCAATACTAGCTTTCCCTTTTGAAGCGGATGCAACTGTTGGAGTTGCTAAGTCGGGAAAAAACTACAATCATAAGCTTCTGTGGGACTTTGTAAAACCTAAGGAGTGTAGTAATAAGCCATTTTACTATTACCCGCGAGGTAGAGTGGAGTTTAATTCAAAAGGAAAGCCGATTCTATATATGAACTGTAATATTGGTGAGGAATATATTCCGAAGATAATGGAATGTTTTGGATTAACAGAACTTCCCCAAGTGCATTATGACGGAAGTAGCCATTATATGAGCTATCTTGAGAAACAGGAATGGCAGATTATGGATAAGTATAGTTTCTTGAACTTTCGTGTTTCTTCAGGGAATTACTTTGCATTTCAAGCAGCACAGTTAATCATAGATCCGCGTAAAGAATCATATAATCCGCTATATATCTATGGAGATCACGGTTCAGGAAAGACACACCTTTTGAAAACAATAGAGGATTATATTAATCATGAAAGTGACGACAAGCGTGCATTTTATATTTTAGCGGAAAAGTTTATAAACGATGTCATGGATATGAAAACAAATGGGAATTCAAACAAATTTGTCGATTTTTATAGGTCCCTGGACGTTCTTCTTATAGATGACATAGATTGTTTTGTGGGCAAAAGTGAAGCATCAAGCGAATTGGTTAATATAATTGATGTCATGCTTAATGATGAGAAACAATTAGTATTTTCTTCGCAAAAAGAGCCACGTAAATTAGGGATTGAAGAAGCTCTTATATCACGTATAGAGAAAGGGCTTTTAGCTAGGATAGAGTTTTGA